A region from the Arachis ipaensis cultivar K30076 chromosome B01, Araip1.1, whole genome shotgun sequence genome encodes:
- the LOC110266724 gene encoding myb-like protein X, with product MGFGSLLGIPKENLNHDLILALANAYNPSKFHLLTPIGKVDVTWDSVAAVFGFHVYGDPFKDVTKEHEPMLLEFKKKSPNALRQIMLENPRGGPRFRRAFSLYAFITFLLSINTTITRDKIFPFVIDIDNLMKYNWIRCIVDGLADGVNNFKEGVVSSLNWCIYVLQRLVRSKEEQHMPKRPVRPKKSVVKEATKVEKEQSEKIKVVDSPKKDKKESRQEDSAKSTKVKKQQNGKRKMVDSPNKDKKELRQEDSTKSKREKKPE from the exons ATGGGTTTTGGATCTCTCTTGGGTATTCCCAAGGAGAATTTAAACCATGATTTGATTTTGGCCCTTGCAAATGCCTATAATCCCTCCAAATTTCATCTTCTCACTCCGATAGGAAAAGTAGATGTTACTTGGGATTCAGTTGCAGCTGTCTTTGGATTCCATGTATACG GTGACCCATTCAAGGATGTAACTAAAGAGCATGAGCCCATGCTTTTAGAGTTCAAGAAAAAAAGTCCAAATGCTTTGAGACAAATCATGTTAGAAAATCCAAGAGGGGGTCCCAGATTTAGGAGAGCTTTTTCGTTGTATGCATTTATAACATTTTTGTTATCAATAAATACAACAATAACTCGGGATAAAATTTTTCCATTTGTAATTGATATTGATAATCTAATGAAGTACAATTGGATTAGATGCATTGTTGATGGCCTTGCTGATGGAGTTAACAACTTTAAAGAAGGAGTGGTGTCAAGTTTGAATTGGTGCATATATGTGCTTCAG AGGCTGGTTAGGTCAAAGGAAGAGCAACATATGCCTAAAAGGCCAGTTCGACCAAAGAAAAGCGTTGTGAAAGAGGCTACCAAAGTGGAAAAAGAGCAAAGTGAAAAGATAAAAGTGGTAGACAGCCCTAAGAAGGATAAAAAAGAATCGAGGCAAGAAGATTCTGCAAAATCAACCAAAgtaaaaaaacaacaaaatggaAAGAGAAAAATGGTAGACAGTCCTAATAAGGACAAAAAGGAATTGAGGCAAGAAGACTCTACAAAATCAAAGAGAGAAAAGAAGCCAGAATGA
- the LOC107612416 gene encoding uncharacterized protein LOC107612416 has translation MNLEGVGDEVRCHTFPVTLAGPAIRWFNNLPQGSVTSFVDISHTFLAQFTTRIAKAKHPINLLGVAQRPRVPTRKYLDRFNDECLEIDGLTDSVASLCLTNGLLNEDLRKHLTTKPVWTMQEIQCVAKEYINNEEVSQVVAANKRQPSYNQDQHRRSREGQKEHARDGGPSKAPRPFPRVGKFTNYTPLTAPIMEVYQQIAEKGILSKPRPLKERTEGNRSLYCDYHKGYGHKTQDCFDLKDALEQAIRDGKLAEFSHLIREPR, from the coding sequence atgaacttgGAGGGAGTGGGAGATGAGGTAAGGTGCCACACTTTCCCGGTCACCCTggcgggacctgcaatacggtggttcaacaaCCTTCCGCAAGGCTCGGTGACCAGTTTTGTGGACATCAGCCACACCTTCTTAGCCCAATTCACGACTAGAATTGCAAAAGCAAAACACCCAATCAACCTGCTTGGAGTGGCCCAGCGGCCCAGAGTGCCGACCAGGAAATACCTAGACCGATTCAACGACGAGTGCCTGGAAATAGATGGGCTGACGGACTCAGTTGCAAGCTTGTGCCTAACAAACGGGCTCCTGAACGAGGACCTCAGAAAGCACCTCACCACGAAGCCGGTGTGGACCATGCAGGAGATCCAATGTGTAGCCAAGGAGTACATCAACAACGAAGAAGTTAGCCAAGTCGTGgctgccaacaaacggcagccctCTTACAACCAAGACCAGCACCGCAGGAGCAGAGAAGGAcaaaaggaacacgccagggacggcggtccgagCAAGGCACCCAGACCGTTTCCTCGTGTCGGGAAGTTCACCAATTACACTCCCCTCACCGCACcaatcatggaagtttatcaaCAAATCGCCGAAAAGGGGATCTTGTCGAAGCCTCGACCACTAAAAGAACGAACAGAGGGAAACCGAAGCCTCTACTGTGACTATCACAAGGGCTATGGGCACAAGACACAGGATTGCTTCGACCTAAAGGACGCATTAGAACAAGCGATCAGGGATGGAAAGCTAGCTGAATTCTCCCACCTCATTAGAGAGCCGAGATGA
- the LOC107612427 gene encoding uncharacterized protein LOC107612427, translated as MITQRGVEANPEKCQAILQMRSPGFIKDVQQLAGRLTALSRFLGASAAKALPFFNLIKKGIAFEWTPACEEAFNHFKEILAAPPVLRKPRAGEPLYLYLAITEGALAGVLVQEEGKAQQPIYFVSRALQGAELRYRKLEKLALALLISSRRLRQYFQGHQVVVRTDQGICQVLPKPNLAGRMMTWAIELSQYDLSYEPRHAIKAQAMANFLVEVIGNPTEDTGTRWKLHVDGASNQTSGGPGIILESPDGVIYEQSVKFEFPISNNQAEYEALLGGLVLAQEFGATRLEVCSDSQVVTVQVNGSYQARDSLLQKYLKRVKELSKQFEEVTVQHVPRERNTRADLLSKLVSTKPRTGNHSLIQGITKEPAVALHLTKMSPSWMDPITDFLKNGKLPGDGKEAKALRREAAKYTVIQDQLFKKGLSQPLLKCLHPDQTDYVLREVHEGCCGHHIGGKALAVNDE; from the coding sequence atgataacccaaaggggAGTGGAAGCCAACCCCGAAAAGTGCCAAGCGATACTCCAGATGAGGAGCCCGGGTTTCATCAAAGACGTTCAGCAGCTGGCGGGAAGGCTCACCGCATTGTCCCGATTCCTCGGCGCATCGGCAGCAAAGGCCCTACCCTTCTTCAACTTGATAAAGAAGGGAATAGCGTTTGAATGGACTCCGGCATGCGAggaggcattcaaccacttcaaagaAATCCTAGCAGCACCACCTGTGCTCAGGAAACCCAGAGCCGGGGAACCACTCTACCTATACCTAGCCATAACAGAAGGAGCGCTTGCAGGGGTGCTGGTGCAAGAAGAAGGGAAGGCCCAGCAACCGATTTACTTCGTGAGTAGAGCGCTGCAAGGGGCAGAACTTAGGTACAGGAAGCTAGAGAAACTGGCACTAGCGCTCTTGATCTCTTCCCGCAGACTACGACAATACTTCCAGGGTCACCAGGTGGTCGTGAGAACGGACCAGGGGATCTGCCAGGTGCTCCCAAAACCTAATTTGGCGGggaggatgatgacctgggccatcgagctgtCCCAATACGATCTGAGCTACGAACCCCGACACGCGATTAAGGCACAAGCAATGGCGAACTTCCTAGTGGAAGTGATCGGAAATCCAACCGAGGACACGGGCACACGGTGGAAACTCCATGTGGACGGAGCTTCCAACCAGACGTCTGGAGGTCCTGGGATCATCCTAGAAAGCCCGGACGGAGTCATTTACGAACAATCGGTTAAGTTCGAGTTTCCCatatcaaacaaccaagcagaatacgaagccCTTCTAGGGGGATTGGTTCTAGCTCAGGAATTCGGGGCCACAAGGTTAGAAGTATGCAGCGACTCGCAGGTCGTCACCGTGCAAGTaaatggaagctaccaagccagagactcGCTGCTGCAAAAATACTTGAAAAGGGTCAAAGAGCTGAGCAAACAATTTGAGGAGGTTACGGTCCAACACGTCCCAAGGGAAAGGAACACACGAGCAGACCTCCTATCTAAGTTGGTAAGCACAAAACCTAGAACCGGCAACCACTCCCTCATTCAAGGCATCACGAAAGAGCCCGCAGTTGCTCTACACCTGACCAAGATGAGCCCCTCTTGGATGGACCCCATCACCGATTTCTTGAAAAACGGCAAACTCCCTGGGGATGGGAAGGAAGCCAAAGCGTTGAGAAGGGAGGCTGCCAAGTATACGGTCATACAGGACCagctattcaaaaagggactcagccaaccTTTGCTGAAGTGCCTACACCCCGACCAGACAGACTACGTGCtcagagaagtccacgagggatgcTGCGGCCACCATATCGGGGGTAAAGCCCTGGCCGTCAATGATGAATGA
- the LOC107612440 gene encoding probable sugar phosphate/phosphate translocator At3g17430, translating into MTFEIYATCVVPISAFFASSLWFGNTAYLHISVAFIQMLKALMPVATFVVAIVCGTEKARCDVFLNMVLVSIGVVVSSYGEIHFNVVGTLYQVTGIFAEALRLVLTQVLLQKKGLSLNPITSLYYIAPCSFVFLFVPWYLLEKPAMEVSQIQFNFWIFFSNALCALALNFSIFLVIGRTGAVTIRVAGVLKDWILIALSTVIFPESTMTGLNITGYAIALCGVVMYNYIKVKDVRASQQPTEIIPD; encoded by the exons ATGACATTTGAAAT ATATGCAACTTGTGTGGTACCAATTAGTGCTTTCTTCGCATCAAGCCTTTG GTTTGGTAACACTGCCTACTTGCATATATCTGTGGCGTTTATCCAGATGCTCAAGGCTCTGA TGCCAGTGGCAACATTTGTTGTGGCTATTGTGTGCGGCACTGAGAAAGCAAGGTGTGATGTGTTCTTGAACATGGTGTTGGTCAGCATTGGAGTTGTCGTTTCCTCGTATGGGGAAATTCATTTTAATGTAGTTGGTACACTTTATCAGGTCACAGGCATTTTTGCAGAAGCTTTAAGACTGGTCTTAACACAAGTCCTTCTGCAAAAGAAGGGCTTAAGTTTAAATCCTATCACAAGCTTATATTATATAGCTCCATGCAG TTTTGTGTTTCTCTTTGTACCTTGGTACCTACTGGAAAAGCCTGCAATGGAAGTTTCACAGATTCAGTTCAATTTTTGGATCTTCTTTTCCAATGCTCTATGTGCTCTCGCCTTGAATTTCTCTATTTTCCTAGTAATCGGTagaactggtgctgtgaccatcCGAGTCGCCGGCGTGCTTAAGGACTGGATATTAATAGCCCTTTCAACTGTTATATTTCCAGAGTCCACAATGACTGGGTTGAATATAACTGGCTATGCTATAG CACTATGTGGCGTCGTGATGTACAATTACATAAAAGTCAAGGACGTTCGAGCCTCTCAACAACCGACCGAAATCATTCCAGATTGA